The following coding sequences are from one Lolium rigidum isolate FL_2022 chromosome 6, APGP_CSIRO_Lrig_0.1, whole genome shotgun sequence window:
- the LOC124661374 gene encoding uncharacterized protein LOC124661374: MAAAAACAAAARMFAYNATLCACDPGYYLSSTANSTACVSLPTSGGGGAFSDWQVGAVGAGSRNQTLYFLAPVLSLDAVRRLTQSQAVLLVIALVTLLSWLAFCAAARLAGRHHAAASGTRRRFFRARFWISRLDCIFDTQHWAADQQVLKKRKTELGGTFSVAAIILFIGLVTVLLYQAIKRRNIEVHRVKPANAPDLLSFVNDIEFHITTVSAMSCAQLAPPSTIAMGTPGFMDFRVLPLSTLLTYTCQNTSQGPSITLKCNGCRMPPRDHYVSWQFVDLPRQPAAAVGFQFNLTTRQTGHDKHVSFVSGTINSDNYGDEKLKTFRGRDSNVLKIQLFPQMYSKLHDLKLLQPLLQDFTQGSTFSDVSSLNASLNNPTDGVINTTLYISYLSDYIVEISNESVLGPVSILASIGGLYAFSVAIFLCLMAQCEARIKKLRNEDTRMLKILSKQRAQRNWDKVRKFVMYTWGPSNLDPSDKSGQWPEGTMMDSLHGSFHKKRKPTTRATSNANLTRRVPGDMRAIDIEKDGEMQHSSSSRQP, encoded by the exons atggcggcggcggcggcgtgcgcggcggcggcgcggatgtTCGCCTACAACGCGACCCTCTGCGCCTGCGACCCGGGCTACTACCTCTCCTCCACCGCCAACAGCACCGCCTGCGTCTCGCTGCCcacctcgggcggcggcggcgccttctCCGACTGGCAGGTGGGCGCCGTCGGGGCCGGCTCCCGCAACCAGACCCTCTACTTCCTCGCCCCCGTCCTCTCCCTCGACGCCGTCCGCCGCCTCACCCAGTCCCaggccgtcctcctcgtcatcgcccTCGTCACGCTCCTCTCCTGGCTCGCCTTCTGCGCCGCCGCGAGGCTCGCCGGCCGCCACCATGCCGCCGCGAGCGGCACCCGGAGGAGGTTCTTCCGGGCCCGATTCTGGATCAGCAGGCTCGACTGCATCTTCGACACCCAGCACTGGGCG GCAGACCAGCAAGTGCTGAAGAAAAGGAAGACAGAGCTGGGTGGAACGTTCTCCGTTGCCGCCATCATACTCTTCATCGGATTAGTCACCGT GCTGCTGTACCAGGCCATCAAGAGGCGCAACATCGAGGTGCACCGCGTCAAGCCGGCCAATGCTCCCGACCTGCTCTCCTTCGTCAACGACATCGAGTTCCACATCACCACGGTCTCGGCCATGTCCTGCGCCCAGCTGGCACCACCTTCGACGATCGCGATGGGGACGCCGGGCTTCATGGACTTCAGGGTGCTGCCCCTCTCGACGCTCCTCACCTACACCTGCCAGAACACCAGCCAGGGGCCATCTATTACACTAAAGTGCAACGGCTGCAGGATGCCGCCGAGAGACCACTACGTGTCCTGGCAGTTTGTCGACCTGCCGAGGCAGCCCGCTGCTGCTGTCGGCTTCCAGTTTAACCTGACAACCAGGCAGACCGGACATGACAAACATGTGAGCTTCGTCAGCGGGACCATAAACTCGGACAACTATGGCGATGAGAAGCTCAAGACGTTCAGAGGCCGAGACTCCAACGTGCTCAAGATCCAGCTGTTTCCACAGATGTACAGCAAGCTTCATGACCTGAAGCTCTTGCAGCCACTGCTTCAGGACTTCACCCAAGGGTCTACCTTTTCGGATGTCAGCAGCTTGAATGCTTCCCTGAACAACCCTACAGATGGAGTCATAAACACTACGCTCTACATAAGTTATCTCTCGGACTATATCGTGGAGATCAGCAATGAAAGCGTCTTAGGCCCTG TTAGCATACTTGCGAGTATTGGTGGCCTTTATGCCTTCAGTGTAGCGATATTCCTATGCCTCATGGCTCAA TGCGAAGCTAGGATAAAGAAACTCCGCAATGAAGATACAAGAATGCTGAAAATTCTGAGCAAACAACGTGCTCAACGGAATTGGGACAAG GTGAGGAAGTTTGTGATGTATACATGGGGCCCTAGCAACTTGGATCCAAGTGACAAAAGTGGCCAGTGGCCTGAAGGTACAATGATGGATTCTCTCCATGGATCCTTCCACAAGAAAAGAAAACCGACTACACGAGCCACCTCGAATGCTAACTTAACCAGGAGAGTTCCTGGTGACATG CGTGCAATTGATATCGAAAAAGATGGTGAGATGCAGCATTCAAGCAGTTCAAGACAGCCTTGA